GTCCGAATCGTTCGACATGAAAGGAAAACCCGCAGGAAAAACCTTGCTGGTGAAAATCGTGAAGTGATTTATAATTTATACTTTACGCGGGTTAGAATTGTGCATTTCCACATCACCTGCACGAACAACCTCAAAGAGGTTTAATCTTTTCGAAGTTGTCAGCAAATGCGGGGACTGGCGATGTAGAAATGCACCAATCTGTACCGCGCACGATATAATTGTCAAATGATTTCAATCCCCTGCTCCGCGCAAAGCTTGAGGCTCAGTTCTTTCAGCTTGAACTTCTGTATCTTTCCGCTTCCCGTCATGGGGAACTCCTTGACGAAGAAGATATACTTCGGTATCTTGTAGCGGGCAATCTTGCCCTCGCAGAACTCGCGCACGTCGAACTCGTTCATCGTGCAGCCCTCGTGCAGGATGATGAAGGCACCTACCGCCTCGCCGTATTTCTTCGACGGCACACCTGCCACCTGCACGTCCTTGATGCCCGGCATCTGGTAGAGGAACTCCTCTATCTCGCGCGGATAAATGTTCTCGCCCCCGCGGATTATCATGTCCTTGATGCGCCCCGTGATGCGGTAATTCCCGTGCTCGTCCTTCACGCCCAAGTCGCCCGAGTGCAGGAAACCGTGCCGGTCTATCACCTCGGCGGTGGCCTGCGGGTTCTTGTAATAACCCTTCATGTTGTTGTAGCCCCGGTTGCACATCTCGCCCTGCACGCCTACGGGACATTCCTCGCCCGTCTCGGGGTCGATTACCTTCACCTCGGTAAACTCAAAGTCACGCCCCACGGTGTTGAAGCGCACCTCGGCAGGGTCGTCTATGCGGCTATGCGTCATGCCTGGCGAAGTTTCGGTCAGCCCGTACACGCTGGTCACCTTCATATACATCTTCTCCTCCACCTGCTTCATCAGCTCCACAGGGCAGAGCGAGCCTGCCATGATGCCCGTACGCAGGCACGAAAGGTCGAACATGTCAAACATCGGGTGGTTCAGCTCGGCAATGAACATCGTGGGCACACCGTAAAGCGCCGTACAGCGTTCCTTATGGACAGACGCCAGCACCACCAGCGGGTCGAAACGTTCCACCATTACCTCCGTACAGCCGTGGGTGAGGCAATTCATCGTGGCAAGCACCACGCCGAAACAATGGAACAGGGGCACACATACACACAGCTTGTCGTCCTGGGTAAACTTCATGTGCTCGCCCGTCAGGAAACCGTTGTTGGCAATGTTGTAATGCGTCAGCATCACGCCCTTGGGGAATCCCGTGGTGCCCGACGTGTATTGCATGTTCACCGTGTCGTGGCAGTTCACTCTCTTCTTGGCTTCCGCCAGCACATCATCCTCGATGTTGTTCCCCAGGAGCAAGATTTCCGCCGTATTATACATCCCGCGGTATTTCTCCTGCCCGATATAGATAACGTTGCGCATGTAGGGGAAGCGTTTGCTCTTCATGTGCCCGCGCTCGAAAGTCTTCAGTTCGGGCAGCATCTTGTAGGTCATCTCCACAAAATTGCTGTCCCGCTCACCGTCTACGATGCAGAGGGTATGCATGTCCGAGTTCTCGCACAGGTATTCCAGTTCCGCCTGCTTGTAGTTGGTGTTCACCGTAACGGCTACGGCACCTATCTTGGCACAGGCATAGAGGAAGGTCAGCCAGTCGGGCACATTTTTCGCCCAGATGCCCACATGTGTGCCATGGGTCACCCCGATGGCAAGCAGCCCCTTTGCCATGTTGTCCACACGGCGGTTGAACTGGCTCCACGTAAAGCGCAGGTTGCGGTCGGAATAAACCAGGTATTCTTTGTCCGGCGACACGGCAGCCCAGTGTTCCAGCCAGTCGCCCAATGTCCGTTCTGAAAGTTGAATCATAATAAATGGATTTAATCAATTAATAATTAACAATTAATAGTTAATAACGAAGGTACGAACCAAGTGTGAACGCATGCGTTATCAACGTATTCACTATCAATTATTATAGCCAATCAGAAATGAATTGCGAAAAAACATTTGTCATGCTGAGTGCCCATTTCCAATGGAAACTCCATTCGATTATGACAGGTATTGTCATCCTGAGCGCCAGCGAAGGATCTCGTAGACATCCACGTGGATGTGAGATTCTTCCTCCCTACAGTCGTCAGAATGACAAGAGGGTTAAGGATAATCCGTCATTGGTAACGAAGTGAAGCATCTCGGATGCGCCCACGTGGATGTACACGAGATCCTTCACGTTCGTTCAGGATGACAATACATCAAGATTTTTTCGCAAACCAATTTGTTCTACTATAATTATTAATTATTCACTATTAATTATTCATTATACCGGTGTATAAATCACCGCCAGAATCTGTGCCGCCTGTCCTTCGAAGGCATGCACGTGATGCGGCACGATGGAGTCGTAATAAATCGTGTCCCCCTCTTCCAGCAGGTAAGTATATTTCCCGTAATTGATTTCGAGCGTTCCTTTCAGCACCATGATGAACTCCTCCCCTTCGTGTGCCGACAGGGTAAAGGCATCGTTGTTCGCATCGATGTCGATGATGAACGGTTCCATGTGGCGGTCCGCCTTGCTGCGCGAGAGCGAATGGTAGTGCATGTGCTGGCGTGCGTCGACGGCATTGTTCGAAAAGCTGATGGTGTCGTCCGCTTCTCCGCGACGGCACACCACGGGACCGTCTTCTTCCGACTGGTCGTCAAGGAAAGTCCCCAGCCGTACACCCAGTGCGCGCGCTATCTTCAGCAGCGGGGCAAGCGAGGGGATGTCAATGTTGTTTTCTATGCGTTCAATCTGTCCGGCGGTAAGCCCTGTACGTTCCGCCAGTTCGTCGATGCTGATTTCCTTGGCGGTGCGCAAATCCTTTATTTTTTCTCCGATAATGTTCGTGCGGTCCATAGTACGAATATTTTTATAAATTATACCGCCGACAAAGATAATAAAGTTTTCTTAATTGACAATGAACTGACATGCTAATGTGCCAATGTGTCAATAAATAATGAGATAATGTGCCAATAAATTATGAGATAATGTGCCAATAAACAATGAGATAAAAAGCCATCCTGCCGGTGTGGCGGGGATGGCTTGAAGAGCCGGCTTTCACAAGCAGACCCTGCATATAGAGCATGAAAGTCATAAATCTGCCTCTGCGCCTCCACCCAAGGCATGATACAAGTTGATGACACCCTGGATTTCCTGATAACAGTCCGAAGCACAATCCAGCCTTGCAGACAAGAGCGACTGGCGGGCGGTGAGCACTTGCAGGTAATTGGTCGTGCCGTATTCCATCAGCAGTTCAGTGTCGTGAACTGTTGTTTGCAGATGTTTCACCTGTTCCTCGTCCAGCCGGATACGTTCACGGGCGGTTTGCCATTGGATAAGAGCGTTATTCACTTCTTTTCCGGCATCGAGCAGCGATTGCCGGAATGTGAGCAAGGCTTCTTCCTGTTGTGCCTTCGCTGTTTTCAGATTGGCAATGTTCTGCCCACGATTGAATATAGGCTGTACCAAAGACCCGATGGCTTGCAGCAGCCAACTCCCCGGGTTTGTAACGACGGCTTCTCCGTTATTGGTCCAACCTGCCGAACCGCTTAACGTAATGCTGGGATAAAAAGCGGCACGTGCCTGGTTGGTGGCATAAAAAGCCTGTTTCAATGCTGCCTCAGCCTGCCGGATGTCGGGACGGCGGGAGAGCAGTTCGAGAGGTACCCCTGTAGACAGGCGTTGAGGAAACCGCTGATTGCTCAGGTTCCCGCGCTGGATACGGTGAGACACTTCACCCAAGACGGAAGACAAACTGTTCTCTGTTTCAGCTATTTGTTGTTGCAGGCTGAGCAGGGATGCTTCTGCCGAGGCACGGCTCGCCTCTGCCTGGCTTACGGTGGCACGGTCGGCTTCACCTGCCTGCATCAGTACATAGAGGCTATGGACGTAATCTTTCCAGCTTGCAACCGTTTCGGATGTGATGCGCTCCTGTTCGTCCAGCATCAGGAGGGTGTAATAACTGTCTGCTACAGTGGCTATCAGTTGGGTTTGTACAGCTTGACGGTAAGCATCGCTTTCCTCCAGTGCGGCACGTGCGCTGCGTTTGGCATTGGTCAGTTTGCCGAAAATATCTATTTCCCAGCTTGCCGAAGCCCCTACCTCGTATGTCTTGCTGGCTTTGCTGCCATCCAGGCTGCTCAGTGTGCCTTGAGGGTCAAGCTGCACGGAAGGGAGGTAAGCAAGTTTGGCAGAGACAAGCTGTGCCTGCATTTCTTTCACTTTCAGGTAAGCGATACGCAGGTCGGTGTTCATTTCCAATGCCTGTTGTATCAAGGCTTGCAGATAAGGGTCGGTGAAAAGTTCTTTCCACGACAGGTCTGCGACCGAAGAAGCGGTATCAGCCTTTACTTCTGTCCGGTAAAGGCTGTCTGCCGCTACGGAGAGTTCCGGGCGTTCGTATCGGTTGTAAATGCCGCAACTTCCCAATAGACATACCGTTGCGGTTGTGAATAATAGTTTTCTCATATATATAATAAGGTGTGTCGAAATAAAAATATATCAGAACATCATACCTTGCTTTTTGCGGACGCGGTACCATACCGTGTATGGCGGTGCGCCCACAAATCGCAAAGCAAAAAGTTAATCATCACCGTGCTTTCTTGCAGGCATCAACCGTTCCTGCATGGCTTGGAAGACGATGAACAGTGCAGGTACTGCAAAGAGTAAGGCAAGGGTACCCACAATCATACCGCCTACCACTCCGGTACCCAACGAAATGTTTCCATTGGCTCCGGCACCCGAAGCGAACACCAAGGGCAGCATACCAATGACCATACAGAGAACGGTCATGATGATGGGGCGCAAGCGGACAGTTGCGGCGGATACGGCTGCCTGGGCAAGACTCATGCCCTGCCGGCGGCGTGTGGCTGCATATTCGGTGACCAGAATCGCTGTTTTTGCCAGCAGTCCGATGAGCATAATCAGTCCGGTCTGCATGTAGATGTTGTTCTCCAGCCCACACAGGTTGCTCAGGGCAAAGCTTCCCAACAGCCCGAACGGCACACTCAACATAACCGCCAAAGGAATGAACAGGCTTTCGTAAAGGGCGCAAAGGATGAGGTAGACGAATACGATGCAGATGGC
The Phocaeicola salanitronis DSM 18170 genome window above contains:
- a CDS encoding AMP-binding protein — protein: MIQLSERTLGDWLEHWAAVSPDKEYLVYSDRNLRFTWSQFNRRVDNMAKGLLAIGVTHGTHVGIWAKNVPDWLTFLYACAKIGAVAVTVNTNYKQAELEYLCENSDMHTLCIVDGERDSNFVEMTYKMLPELKTFERGHMKSKRFPYMRNVIYIGQEKYRGMYNTAEILLLGNNIEDDVLAEAKKRVNCHDTVNMQYTSGTTGFPKGVMLTHYNIANNGFLTGEHMKFTQDDKLCVCVPLFHCFGVVLATMNCLTHGCTEVMVERFDPLVVLASVHKERCTALYGVPTMFIAELNHPMFDMFDLSCLRTGIMAGSLCPVELMKQVEEKMYMKVTSVYGLTETSPGMTHSRIDDPAEVRFNTVGRDFEFTEVKVIDPETGEECPVGVQGEMCNRGYNNMKGYYKNPQATAEVIDRHGFLHSGDLGVKDEHGNYRITGRIKDMIIRGGENIYPREIEEFLYQMPGIKDVQVAGVPSKKYGEAVGAFIILHEGCTMNEFDVREFCEGKIARYKIPKYIFFVKEFPMTGSGKIQKFKLKELSLKLCAEQGIEII
- a CDS encoding helix-turn-helix domain-containing protein; this translates as MDRTNIIGEKIKDLRTAKEISIDELAERTGLTAGQIERIENNIDIPSLAPLLKIARALGVRLGTFLDDQSEEDGPVVCRRGEADDTISFSNNAVDARQHMHYHSLSRSKADRHMEPFIIDIDANNDAFTLSAHEGEEFIMVLKGTLEINYGKYTYLLEEGDTIYYDSIVPHHVHAFEGQAAQILAVIYTPV
- a CDS encoding efflux transporter outer membrane subunit; translation: MRKLLFTTATVCLLGSCGIYNRYERPELSVAADSLYRTEVKADTASSVADLSWKELFTDPYLQALIQQALEMNTDLRIAYLKVKEMQAQLVSAKLAYLPSVQLDPQGTLSSLDGSKASKTYEVGASASWEIDIFGKLTNAKRSARAALEESDAYRQAVQTQLIATVADSYYTLLMLDEQERITSETVASWKDYVHSLYVLMQAGEADRATVSQAEASRASAEASLLSLQQQIAETENSLSSVLGEVSHRIQRGNLSNQRFPQRLSTGVPLELLSRRPDIRQAEAALKQAFYATNQARAAFYPSITLSGSAGWTNNGEAVVTNPGSWLLQAIGSLVQPIFNRGQNIANLKTAKAQQEEALLTFRQSLLDAGKEVNNALIQWQTARERIRLDEEQVKHLQTTVHDTELLMEYGTTNYLQVLTARQSLLSARLDCASDCYQEIQGVINLYHALGGGAEADL